The Nerophis lumbriciformis linkage group LG27, RoL_Nlum_v2.1, whole genome shotgun sequence genome contains the following window.
gagtagtttgaatgcccaggatggtggaatggtttgagtagttagaaaaatgtggaaatggtgaatgtttgaaaaatggccaattcattttgaatggaaaaaaatgtcccggaaaaccgggaattctgggaatttgtcaagggaaagcccgcgattcccgaataggctgaacagtttgaagttggaacgctttgaatcgggtgaaaaatgtggaaaaaacaacttcgttttttgtccttacTAAgaggaatgtatatatatatatatatatacatatacatatatgtatatatgtcttaattaccgtattttccgcactataaggcgcacctaaaaaccacaaattttctcaaaagctgacagtgcgccttataacccggtgcgctttatatatggattaatattaagattcattttcataaagtttcggtctcgcaactacggtaaacagccgccatcttttttccccgtagaagaggaagcgcttcttcttctacgcaagcaaccgccaaggtaagcacccgcccccatagaacaggaagcgcttcttcttctactgtaagcaaccacccgcccgcgtagaagaagaagaagcgcgcggatattacgtttcatttcctttgtgtgtttacatctgtaaagaccacaaaatggctcctactaagcgacagggatccggttcatgaaaagacgcaatctctccatccgcacacggattactatttcacagcaactgcctaaagactttcaagaaaagctggctactttccgtgcatattgtaaaaacaagatagctgaaaaaaagatccggccagagaacattatcaacatggacgaggttacactgacttttgatattcctgtgaaccgcactgtggatacaacgggagcacgtacggtgaatattcgcaccacagggaatgagaagtcatccttcactgtggttctagcttgccatgctaatggccagaaacttccacccatggtgatattcaaaaggaagaccttgccaaaagagacctttccagccggcgtcatcataaaagctaactcgaagggatggatgaagaaaagatgagcgagtggttaagggaagtttaagtttacgcgaagaggccgggtggcttttttcacgcagctccgtccatgttgatatacgactccatgcgcgcccacatcacgctggtttttaatatattattaaagtttgactgacctatctgactgtttttctgacattcctttagcgcagttagatgcggcttataacacggggcggcttataggtggacaaagttttgaaatatgccgttcattgaaggcgcggcttataacccagggcgccttatggttcggaaaatacggtagattatccaaaaaaaatagtgctcgataccgtggtagagcgcaatatatgtatgtgtgggaaaaaatcacaagactacttcatctctacaggcctgtttcatgaggggttccctcaatcatcagatttttttttttctttttctgatgattgagggaacccctcatgaaacaggcctgtagagatgaagtagtcttgtgatttttttcccacacatacatacatgtgtatatatatatatatatatatatatacataaatatatcttATTTGAGTAATTGACAATTTCAATGGCTGACAAAAACtggccactagagggcagcaaTCTGCTCCTCTGAAGTAATCAGTAAGTTTGATGTACAGTAGTCCTAAAAGTCTCATAAAGGTTATTTGTCCACCATATCAAAATATAcaatcaatattaaaggcatacAGTTTTCATCCTGGGGGGACCttattgtagatcagacttctcagCTTCTAAATCAGCGGTTTCATTGTCACACCTCAGTCCATCGTTGACATTCCTTTGCTCATTTCTGCTGACCAACTGTCAACTTTGTTTCCCATGTCCCACGCATTTGCCTTCCAAGTTGGTTTTATCCACCGGGCAGCCTGACTCTCCAGTCCACGCTCTTACTTCCCAGAGTAGCGGCAGAAAAACTCCAAAGCTGACCTTGTGCCCTTTAGTGGGGGGAGTAACCTGGGTGTCAGTGTCAGTGTCAGAGCTGCATGACAGGTGTTGGAGAGCAGGAATCAACCTGTGCTGCCAGAAGGGAGATATGCATATTATAAACCATGCAGTACACAATATAGTAGCCCTCAGCCTCACATCTTCTTCAGAGTAGCCCGTGTGCAGCAGTTTAGATTGACCGTCCTATTGGGTGATAAGAATATCAAATATCAATACTTGGATGATGTGACGTTGTATGGATGTTTTCAACCACAGAGAAAAGAGTTTCAGCTTTTTGTCAAAAACAAAGCATGCTcagccatttccacattttcctttTTCAAACCCAACACAATAtatagttgttgtgtttttaccatagGGCTCCCCTTCAGTTTGGCCCCGGTGACCCGGAagagtctcagtcataaaaataaggaaattatgttttgttttttttgttttttcaatgcttaaatctctagatcaggggtcccaaaactacggccacatccaaaatccggccgacgggaagtcccaagttaaaaaaaaaagtgttttaatttattataatttttttcatttctaatctattttataccgcttgttactctcggtgtctcctagccgctcaggcaaatcatattgtctaaaaatgcattttcccatctgtcacgttcaaacacaggacatctattaaacaagacaaaaggcaaagaatcaaacagagacagaattcaatttggactcaattgaggagagacatgcgtcaacctgtaacctcttacagtgtcttagcacgctctgacgaagaaggttttcgtctcctcttttaattcagatgttccatgttctcgcaccaacatatgtcacagcaggaatgtgaagtatttaaaacagtcattgttttcggtcgctttgaagtccaagaagcggatttctcgggcttgggtcttcctggatccagctggggcaggtgttggaggacaatggataacccctcccgtctcctgtccacagcaacttcaagagggcagcgggtcgtaaatagcgttgaccaaatagttggaagagagtttgtgaattacttcaaagagaattcgtttaacacttcaaagagagttcctccgggagttgagcagatcctgccatctgtccgtgttgaaatcacagtggcgtttcacgagcattcttcctcttgttaggcctcgaaagacagcattcataatacaacttttcttttgtgataacttacaaacaattattccaacaccatcgataacgtgacaatgttaaatgttgatgaacatcaatgttaattgatgttaaatgacaaaatggattaactcgctggaatataaagacaatgtatatatgtatatatatatatatatatatatatatatatatatatatatatatatatatagatacagcccggcacccggccaaattttttttaacccaatgcggcccccgagtcaaaaagtttggggacccctgctctagatccatcaatataaaacagttgttttatgtttcatgtcttttttttttgtaaacaaaaaccctgtttttaatgtgcaatatttcccccccaaataaTGTTCAAAgtacaatatttgatgtaaattaattggagtcttaaataggtcaatcattcataacaactttgattttaattcattattattttttaagcaatgacagttaaaaaaaaatccaactaaaattctcgtggatccaaaagggcctactcataaaagtgttaaaattaagtcttacataaaaaaaaagtttttaacttccaacacttaagcctcaagatcaacttcatatctgtcgattattagtttttaatatatatatatttttttaatgtttttttgtttgttttgtgccctttttgtcaaagaaacctTGTTTTTTTCTATAGCAGacacgcaaaatatgcaatattttccaaagTAGAATATCTGATGTAAattaattggagtcttaaataggtcaatcattcataacaacattgattttgattcattattattttttaagcaatgacagttaaaaaaaaatccaactaaaattctcgtggatccaaaagggcctactcataaaagtgttaaaattaagtcttacttgaaaaaaaaaaaagtttttaactttcaacacttaagcctcaagatcaacttcatatctgtcgattattagtttttaatatatatttttttatgtttgttttgtgccctttttgtcaaagaaaccttgtttttttctatagcagacacacaaaatatgcaatattttccaaagTAGAATATCTGATGtaaattaattggagccttaaatgggtCAATCAGTCATAACAACATAtagtttgattcattattatttattgatcaGTGACAATTAGAATACAAAACAAaaccagcctgcatggcagctttgtgttgagtcaacattgcaacttgtttCTTGTGACCCGTTTGCTCTTTTCttccactttttaatgttgttgttttttgcaagagtatttttagaatgtgccgcaggCTTTTTAGTAAATCATCTGCACTTTGGACATCTCCAGCTGATGTGCTCCTCTCCTGAGAGTGGGTCACCCGCTTGTGGACAAACAGCTGCTTGTTCACACTTGCTTTGCTTTTTCTGACGACCACTGATGTTTGCTGAGGTCTCCAAAGACGGCCGACCCTGACTGAGCACCTGCTGTGTTAATGTATCCATTCTAGTAAACTATCTGCACACGCCTTCACGTCGGAAATAGCTCTGCAAGTTCATCTCCTGCATCATACACTATCTATGGATCTAGCTCGGCTTTCTCTACACACCTCGCTCAAATTTGAGAAACACGCTTATCAGCTATCGGGGGTGTTCAGCAGAAATTTCAAGCCATTCCAAAGTTTAACAAAGGTGCCATCATCTGGTGTATTTGTCAATCAAATAACGACACAGATTCAGGGCTGGAAGAATACGATTACATAACAGAAGTGTGAATCTTTGATtccattcagaattgattctggaTTCAAACACATTCTTGTAATGTAGTATTTGGTATAATAACTATAATGAAAGTTTTTCATAACAGGTTTACAGGTTAGAACATCTCCTTAAAGTTGCATGGAAATGGCCAAAAAAGGTGtgtatttaaatgtaattttatttaaaaaaaataattgaaatttATTCAGTCCAGACagataagaatcgcgatttgttgtgaatcaatttttttgtgtgtaatatcTACTGTACTGTAATGCAGGCATGCAttacagtaccaaaatgtatttcaatacttttctaaataaaggggacctcaaaaaattgtaatgttggctttattttaacacaaaatgttagtgtacatgaaacatgtttattattgtcatttagtccttcaataaaatagtgacaacttgtcttttagtagtaagtaaacaaacaaagactcctaattagtcgaatgcagtaacatattgtgtcatttatacacctattattttgtacactttatgagggacaaactgtaaaaaatgattattaatctacttgttcatttactgttaatatctgcttattttctcttttaacatgttctatctacacttctgttaaaatgtaataatcacttattcttctcttctttcatacttgacgttagttttggatgataccacacatttgggtatggatgtgataccaagtagttacaggatcatacattgatcatgttcaaagtcctcatgtgtccagggacatatttcaagactttataaacataatatgaattttttttaaacggaaaaagattttgtgatgataaaaaatatcgatgtaatcatagtagtatcgactacttgtacttggtatcattacagtggatgtcaggtgtagatccaccgagggcgtttgtttacattgtgacggcggtgtcagagtttgtaggacacgaaccccaagatgcagagaaggcggaaggcgttatacgggaaaacatgatttaatgtttataaaataaaggaaaaaacacaaaccaggaactaggaacaggaaacaggatgccagggaaacaagaactggaaaacgaggaacaaaaagacagcagactacaaacagctacagaatatagcttaccgctaccgcatccagctacactgacaacgacaagtagaaatgacaaaataaaagtgctggacagaaaactaagacaaactcagagaaaaaactaaaccacagtcaaactgtcagggacaagcctgacaggcggtgagctattgtatcctcctacggtgtgtagtgaagcatgtttagctattcctcgtcctccagtgataatggtacttggaagaaacttactttatttgtcgccttgggggccaggattagtgatttagaagtagctaaaactcgctagctagctagtcatgtgttaaagcagctcttcctgagggtgtttcagtgttataacttcacctttatctttactttttacaccattctcccttttctgtctacacactgtgtctgcttgtaagtactctgtgtgtgcgcgctgctgaacatgctcctctgctcgtaaaaccagcaatgtcatgacgtgacgaaaaATAAATATggagaaccggtacttttcaaacagagtatagtaccatgtttttgatttattagtaCTGTGATGCTATACTAGTACCCTAGTTGTAATACACATACTTTGCTGAATATGTAATAGATGATTGATTATGTCTCATTCGTTAATATAAGATGTAGAATTAATCTGTTTTATACAACTTAATAGTCATTTATGGTGCACATCTATGCAATGTGTAAGTGGTTAGTTAGACTACAGCAAATGTGGCCATTAGTGACAGGAGCTAGGAGTGGGCTTTGCAGGTGACAAAGGCTTCAAAACGCTGACCTTTGCCCTCGATAATGTGTCCTTCACACATGGCAGCAGCTGGTGGcggcgccccgcctcgctgcataCCACCGATCTGGGTCCCGCTGCAGAAGCCACACACTCCAGTGAGAGTCGCTCAAATAGTCGTGTTTCTTCAGAGCTACACCTcaaatgtttggtttttttcTCCAGGCGTGGGTCCCCAAAAGGTGCTGATAGTTGATTTGCAGCAAAAAGATCAAGAGGCTGGGATGATATCAAGATGATCCCACCCACCGGCCCTCCCCCGCACCCGTGGCTCTCCGTCCCCACGCCGCTGCAGCCCGGCAGAGTTCTCCGTCCTGTGTGGGCTCCACATCGCAGAGCTCATGGAAGCAGCGGAGAAAACTCTCACTTACCGAGATGGCCCCGGACATGACAAGATTATTAAGGGGGGCACCGGGGGACATGTCCAGACAAAGAGCGAGTCCAACTACGTGGATCTGGACATGAGACCGGATGGAAACAAGACCGTGAAAGTGACGTTCACCGGCGAAGGGAGCCAGCTGTCTGTCAAGAGCGACGGCTCCAAGCAGGGAGAGCCCAGTCCTGGCCCGGAGGAGCTGCCCTCGGGGGACTCTTTGGACATGGCCGGTGGCGTCGCCGAGGAGCAGGACTCCGGGGACGGGGTTCGGAGCGAGTTAAGCGAAGAGGACGAGCTCCAGTACACGGACATGTACCTAAACAGCCGAACCGAGTCCGACGACGGCACCAGCGAGGCGGCGCTCTCCGACCACAGCGGCACCGACACGCTGAAGGACGAGTCTCACTACATCACCACGCACGAGATTCAGCTGACGGAACTCGACCACGAAGTGGACTACGACCTGGGCCGGGGCGCCAGCTGGGATTTCGAGGACGACAACTTGGTCTACTCCTTTGTGGATTACGCCTCGTTTGAAAGCGACGACACCCGGACCGGGACTTTGATCCTGGAGGGAAAAGTGGGCTCCAAACCTGGCGTGAGTACCGAGCAGGACGACAGCGATCTGTGCGACTCGGATAAATGTGCCAGCTCGGACGAAAGCTTGTGTAAAGACCACATGATCGGGGATGCCGGTTTGGGGGAAATCCACCTATCCGTTAAACCGTCCCAAGAGGAGCCTGCGGGTGTTGTGGACGAGGGCGCTaaacacttctcttttgtgagACCCGGACCCTTAGGAGATAACAAAGCAACATTTTTCATCCCAGCTCCGGGCCGCCAACACATTGCAACCAAACTACGACGGAAAGACATTAACGAGTACTCCAGCGGCGCCTCCAGCTCCATCAGCGAGCTCGATGACGCCGATAAAGAAGTGCGTAATTTAACCGCCAGGTCTTTCCGGAGCTTGGCGTGCCCCTACTTTGATACCATTAACTTGAGCACCTCCAGCGAGTCGTCGTCCATGTCGGAGTACAGTCTAAACAAGTGGTCCGCCTACGTGGATTGGAATTACGGACAAATGCCCAGAGGGGCAGAGCGCAGCGTTATTGCGCACAAGACCTCCAGCGCCACACTGGAAATGAACCGGACGTTGGAGAAAGCAGCACTAGCTGCTAAGAGGCTATCTGTGGGTCAAAAGGCGGAGTTGAAAGATCCGGCAGGTGTCACGTTGAATGTGCAGTGTAACGTAGGAGCAGCGGGAACAAGGCGACCTAAGACCACCAGGAACAGGTCCGGCGAGGCCCACGGCGCGGTGTTGGCGAGGTCAGGATGCCAGATGCAGTACCAACAGACGGACAGCACGGGGAACACGCAGAAGAGGGCCATTTTTGCCTCCAGTCTACTCCAAAACGTCATTTCCAAAAAGATGCAGTTTGAGCAGGAGCGCAAGATGGAGAGAGGAGAGCTCTTCGACAAGTACCCGCCGTCCGTCTCCCCTTGCTCTCTGGAGGGGGGCAGCGACAGGAGTGCGGCCTTGAGGGGCTTTCAAAGGCAGAGCTCAGAATCCAGCTCGGGTTTCACTAATTCCGGAGACGAGCCGCCTTCAGAGGAAGGCAGCAGGCCGGCTTCCTGTGAGCCCGTAGAGGAGCAGAAAAGTAGCAATGCTGCAGAGGACCCCTGCCAGAGGCCCAAAGTGGTCCTCAGCCACAGTCAGAGCAGCGCCTTTAATTCATGGAAGGACAAAAGGGCCGCCAAGGAAGAATCGGACCGGAGCAACATGTTGACCAAACTCCTGTTTGTGCCCAGCTGGCAGCGCATCTCCAAGGAGAAGGACGTCGGAGGCGCGGCGTATCAAAAAAGCGAGACGGCGCTCCAAACGGTAAACACGGAGAGCGAAAGCGACAAGGGCACGAAAACACCCGAGATCAAAATATGCCTAAGAAGCGTGAAGGAAAATAATGGCGGCTCCTTGAACATCGCCAGCCCGCTAACCCCCAAAATAAGCTCCAACGCTGAAAGCACTTTTAGGGCAGCGAGCGGCGCCAAATATCACATCTTGTCCGCGTCTGATAAGATCCCGAATTTTACTGTCAGGGACATAAGAGACACCAAGGGAAAGTTCCAAACGCCCATTTATCGAGTGCGGGACGTGCGCAAACTGGTGAAAAGCTCATATCGCTTAGTTTCTCTGGATAACGGCGACGGTAAAGGCGGCACGGGAGAAGCGGCTGAGAAAGTGGAAGACAAAGCCGAAGACAAGACTAAGACGCAGCCGGTTAAACAGGTGTCGCCTTCTCCCATTGTCATTAAATGCCACTCGGTAAAAACCGACGTTAAGTCGCCCGGAAGAGCGCCACCTGTTGGCACTAAGCAGCCCAATCCTGAGCAATTGGAAGCCGACAAACTGTTAAAGCAAAGGCAGGAGAAGTTTGCGGGCGAGGCGGCCGACTGGCGGGCGGAGCCAAGAGTTCCCAAACAGGCGGCGCTGGAGAAGCTGAAAGCCGCCGTTAAGACAATGGAGCAGCTTTACGTTTTTGACCGCAACGAATGGAAACGCAAAGCTCAACCGCCGCAGCCGATCACAGACAGCCATGTGCTGTCGCTCATCGCCAGCGAGGAGCAAGGCGCCGAAGAGGAGGAGGAAAACGTCGAGAAGCCGCCGCCGCGCAAAACATTCAGCAACAAAAGCGTCCTCCATCTTGGCAACAGCAACAAGGTCATCATCAGCTCGGCGGAAAGCTCCGAGGTGCCGCTCTCGGTGAAAATAGAACCTCCAAAACAAGGGCAGGTGGAGCAGAGGCAGCTCCAAATGAGTCCCGCTAATCCCAACGTCACGCCAAGCGACTCGGAGAACTATTTAACCATACCCGGCCTGGGCTACGCCGACGATATCAAAGTGACCGACAGGGCGCAGTCAAAGGTGTGCCAACAAGCTGACGCCAAGAGAGTATTCATGGCCGAGTACCCGGCTTCTTCTATCTATCATCAGCGTGGTCCACAGACGCAGCAGGTGTTGTGTTTCTCCCCGCCCATCACCACGCTCTCACCCTCTACAGCAGAAGCAGGTCTACAAACGCAGCGGAAAATGCTTCTGGACCCCACCACCGGACATTACTACCTGGTGGACACACCCGTACAAGCCCCCACCAAGCGGCTCTTTGACCCAGAGACGGGGCAATACGTAGACGTGCCCCATCCTCCGGTGGCGCCCGTCGCCCCCGTGCCGCTCCCCTTGCCGCCCCTCGCCCTCAGCCCGGGAGCCTTCGCACCCACCTATATGATTTACCCGGGATTCATCCCCTCACCCACGCTGCTGCCGCAGTCGCCCGTCCCCTCGGAGCCCAGCGAAAAGTCGCTGAAAAACACCAGAAGcgccaagcaggaagtgaaggagAGCCCCTATTACAGCGCCACAGCCGAGGCCCTGCCCGCGCCCTCCTCGGCCAGAGGGGGCGTGGCCAGCATGGACAGAAAGCCGATTATCAGCATCACCACGCAGCAAGGTCCAAGAATCATTGCGCCGCCTTCCTTTGACGGGACAACAATGAGCTTTGTGGTGGAGCATCGGTGACCAAGGAGATGTCTCGGTGCACATGTAAGTCCTGCGCAACACCACGGGCTTCTGTGTGGGTGCatagatacatagatacatatatacatagatacatagatagatagatggatagatagatagatacatggatagatagatacatagatagatagatagatagatagatagtactttattgattccttcaggagagttccctcaggaaaattaaaattccagcagcagtgtacagaattgagatggaatttaaaaagtaaaaagtaaataatgggggtataaatagaaataaaatagaaaaatattacaataaaaataaaaagcagcaATAAGAATAAaactataacagtaaaaataagaatataataagagaaactaggcagttgtgaccatgttatgaaaaagtattgcactgttattgttttagagaggagttgtacagtctaatggcgtgtgggactaaagagtttttgagtctattagtcctgcacttgggatgaagcagtctagtactgaacagtctagcactgaacagtctAGTACTGAACAGTCTAGTACTGAACAGTCTAGTACTgaacagtctagcactgaacagtctAGTACTGAACAGTCCAGCACTGAACAGTCTAGTACTGAACAGTCTAGTACTgaacagtctagcactgaacagtctAGTACTGAACAGTCTCGCACTgaacagtctagcactgaacagtctCGCACTGAACAGTCTCGCACTGAACAGTCTAGTACTGAACAGTCTAGTACTgaacagtctagcactgaacagtctGGTACTGAACAGTCTAGTACTGAACAGTCTAGCACTAAACAGTCTGGTACTGAACAGTCTCGC
Protein-coding sequences here:
- the LOC133570284 gene encoding uncharacterized protein C4orf54-like — encoded protein: MEAAEKTLTYRDGPGHDKIIKGGTGGHVQTKSESNYVDLDMRPDGNKTVKVTFTGEGSQLSVKSDGSKQGEPSPGPEELPSGDSLDMAGGVAEEQDSGDGVRSELSEEDELQYTDMYLNSRTESDDGTSEAALSDHSGTDTLKDESHYITTHEIQLTELDHEVDYDLGRGASWDFEDDNLVYSFVDYASFESDDTRTGTLILEGKVGSKPGVSTEQDDSDLCDSDKCASSDESLCKDHMIGDAGLGEIHLSVKPSQEEPAGVVDEGAKHFSFVRPGPLGDNKATFFIPAPGRQHIATKLRRKDINEYSSGASSSISELDDADKEVRNLTARSFRSLACPYFDTINLSTSSESSSMSEYSLNKWSAYVDWNYGQMPRGAERSVIAHKTSSATLEMNRTLEKAALAAKRLSVGQKAELKDPAGVTLNVQCNVGAAGTRRPKTTRNRSGEAHGAVLARSGCQMQYQQTDSTGNTQKRAIFASSLLQNVISKKMQFEQERKMERGELFDKYPPSVSPCSLEGGSDRSAALRGFQRQSSESSSGFTNSGDEPPSEEGSRPASCEPVEEQKSSNAAEDPCQRPKVVLSHSQSSAFNSWKDKRAAKEESDRSNMLTKLLFVPSWQRISKEKDVGGAAYQKSETALQTVNTESESDKGTKTPEIKICLRSVKENNGGSLNIASPLTPKISSNAESTFRAASGAKYHILSASDKIPNFTVRDIRDTKGKFQTPIYRVRDVRKLVKSSYRLVSLDNGDGKGGTGEAAEKVEDKAEDKTKTQPVKQVSPSPIVIKCHSVKTDVKSPGRAPPVGTKQPNPEQLEADKLLKQRQEKFAGEAADWRAEPRVPKQAALEKLKAAVKTMEQLYVFDRNEWKRKAQPPQPITDSHVLSLIASEEQGAEEEEENVEKPPPRKTFSNKSVLHLGNSNKVIISSAESSEVPLSVKIEPPKQGQVEQRQLQMSPANPNVTPSDSENYLTIPGLGYADDIKVTDRAQSKVCQQADAKRVFMAEYPASSIYHQRGPQTQQVLCFSPPITTLSPSTAEAGLQTQRKMLLDPTTGHYYLVDTPVQAPTKRLFDPETGQYVDVPHPPVAPVAPVPLPLPPLALSPGAFAPTYMIYPGFIPSPTLLPQSPVPSEPSEKSLKNTRSAKQEVKESPYYSATAEALPAPSSARGGVASMDRKPIISITTQQGPRIIAPPSFDGTTMSFVVEHR